GATGGGCACTGGTGTTGAGCGAGTGCTGGTGTTGCGTTTGCTTGAGATACAGCTGTCTGAATTCCGCGGGTCGGAgtgttggggaggagaaacCACCgtccttctttctttctgtttcAGCCCTGACCGAGTGGGAACGAGACGAAACGTGCAAGGAGATCAAGGACGAGAATCCTCGGTCGCAGAAAGTTGAGGAGTGCGAGGCACAGACACACACCGCTATCGAGAAGAGGGGATGAAACGGCGACGAATCCAAGGAAAGCAAAACAAATCCAGTAGAGTTGCagttggaggatgagggaCAGCTCCTGGTCAGGGCCCGGTGCTGGTACCGCGGGAGGGTCTGCGACCGCATACAAATTGGCTGGCCCCAACAGGCCCGCCCAAGTACCAGCATATGGGCACACCGCCTCCGCACCGCGCTCTCCCAATGGCATTCCTGTCCCGCTTCACAAGCCCTCGCTAGAGGCCATGACGACGCTCTCGGTCCGGAAGCTAATGTACGATCTTCAGTCGTCTGACCCTAGCTGGATATCTCATGTGTGCTCAAAAAATTGCATATGCGCTATCTATCTAGTCTATGAGCTCTCCCGTTCCAACCCCGCCGTCGCTCCGTTCACGTACTCCGCTGCACTGACTCCCAGCTTGGCCAGATCAACTCCTCCTTGTCCCGCCATCGCCCGAGACATTGCCCgcaccacctcttcctcctcccataCTCCCGATGGGGCTCCCGAGACACCTTCTCCGTTCGCAACAACTGTCTGCCAATATGAATCATCGCGGTCCTTCAGCACTCTATCTCGAACCACCGCATTCTTCGTCACACTCGCAACATGCAGCTTCGTGCTTGTCCCCGTGAGCGACGCCAAAGACGCCGACACAATGTTATCCACCTCATCCGCCTGGCTTGGCGGCGTAAAGAACCACCGATTTGTAGCAGTCACGTAGATGAAGGCCGCCAGGACAACATCAAAGCATGCAAGCGCCAGCGGCCGCAACACAGCCATCTTCTGAAAGACAGCGGGCGGAACCGCGATCCCATCCCGCACAGCTTGAGGGCCGGACTTGACGGGGTCATACATGAACACAACATAGAGATCAGCAACGGCCAGGAGCAATCCTGCAATTGTAAACTTGGTGCGCCACCTAGATGCGTCTCTCCCGGCGAACGAGGCGGAGGTTGCGATCCCTACCACGGCCATGTGGACTAGGTGCAGGATCATCGAGTTGAGCGGGTAATAGAACAGCGCGTAGGTATTTGGGTTATCGAGCTTGCAGAATTGGCACTGCGTCACTGCTTTCTCGCCGAATCGTAAATAGATCTTCCGCGCCTCCTTCGATACAAGCTTCGACCTGAGCAGCTTGTCCGCTTCCGTAAGGACACCACCATCTCGCAGACGTGCCAGCCTCGAAAACACTGCGTCTACCGGCGTATTAATGCGGGAGCGTGTCAGAGAGAAAATACTCGGGCTCGGGGCGAACGGGCTCGAAGGGTAGGTAAGGAAGAGGGAGACGAGGATCGCGAAaaagaggaggttgagagccCTAGAAGCAGCCGGCGTGAGAGGTCGAGGATTCGGCCGCTGCGTTAGAGCGACTTTAATATAGCGGACAAAGCTGAGGATTCGCGGGAGGACAATCGGGGCGAAGATGAACGCGAGGCTCTTGATGCTGTATGCGGTTAATACTAGCGGTTCTCTCCAAGCTGAGGGAGGTAGATAGAATAACTGAGTAGACTTACGTGCCCCAAGAAACGTTTAGATCGACCATCTTCCTCGATCTTTTGGTGCTCGGCTCGGGAGAGTTTGGTTGTTCTAAGGAAGGAAGATTAGTTGGCACCAACAGTCGGAGATAGTTTCGATAGCGCCAAGAGGCGCTTAGCGGACTCTATTCGGGTCGGTATTCGGAATTGTAGTACTGCCAGAGGAACAATGTGATGAACCTGATcgtaaaaaaaaatggaagCCAGGCAGATATttgttcctttttccttttaATAGGCTTATTCATTGCACGTGGCCAAGTTCTCGTGAACAAAGACCCAGATTTCGTATCACGTGTATACCATTAACTAATTATACGTATATTTGAAGGGAAGACATTAACCCTATTTATACATTTTGGTGTCCGTTAAATATGCTTTTTTGAGCGCATTAGCCCGGCGTCCAAGAAGTGTTCTGCGGCCCCTCTGAGCTGCCAAATAGATTCTGAATCATCAatccaccagcagcatccaaGAACTCCGCTCCCAGTGACCCCTGCGCGTATCGGAAATTCCCCCCCAGATTCTGGCCAAACGGGTTATACATAGTTGGATTCTCACCCCAAGCAGATGGTGACCAGGGCGGGCGAAGGGGCCCGGTCATTTGCGTCAACGAGAATGGATCGAAACTGCCGGGGGTTGTTCTTTCATGACCATGCTCTGTATACAAACAAAGTGTTAGCTATCAGAGTTATTCATATAGTATAGGACTGGATAAAACTTACCCAGAACCTTTTGGAGGACAACCCTCGCGCGGAGAGCCATGTCATGGGATGAACCTAGACTCCCTAAACAGTCCACCGCTCGTTGTATATGACACCTCCAGGAAGCCGCCAGAGGATGCGTCGGCCCATATACGTAGCAGGTTGCCTGGACGAAGCTTGCTGTTAGAAGCCAGCACGTCGCGTACCAGGTGAGCCCTCGTTGTCGGTTGTCCGTCGACTCGAGGAACCCGCATATTGACGTAACGCACATGTCCGCAGCGTCCAGACAGGAAGCAATCGGGCCAATGGATGTGTCGAGTTCAGATTTAGACGTGATGTTCTGAAATAGGAACGGCCGGTTTATGACAATCCGTAGGTGGTATGACCTCCAGAGTACCACCCGTCTTGGGATATCGAATCGCGGCTCGAGGTAGATGTCCGTGTTGAAGTGAGGAGGAAGCTCATTGTGCCATGAGGAAATGCGGTTCTCCAGATCCTGAGCTTTGCCCGAAGTGGGGAGATGGTGGGTTAAGAGCTCGACTTGAATTGCGTTGGCAATCTTGGCTAGCTTAACTTGCGCGATGAGACAAGAGGTAACTGTTGGCCCTGTCTGACTCTCCGGGAACTCTTCCATATCCACGGCGAGATCGTGATCGTCTACATTGGCTGGAAGACGAACATTGACACCGACGAGCGAGACGGCTGGACGGCCTAGAATCAACTGAACACCCGAGACGAAAATGAAGAGCGTCCACCATACCCGTCGTCGAACTTCCATGGTGAATGGTGAAGTGCTGGGCATCCCGAACTCCCGATGCAGGCCAATCGCAAGAGCCATACTGAAGCCAATACCGACTAAGATAAAGGCAGCATTAGGCTTGTTCCGCTTCTGCAAATAATTGGCCATTAGAACAATCCCCTGGACGTAGCTAAGGGAGCCTTTCTCCAAAACATCCATGGACAGGTATTTTCGCGCTTCTTTGAAAAACACAATGTCCATCTTTGTCCCATTCGAGTCACCAGCAAACGCGCCTATCGCAAGGACAATGTTGTACAATAACGGCCATGAGCCATCGTGAGGCTTAGCCAACGCACCTAATGACCATTAGAGCCCGTTTACTGCGGATAGAACCATCTGAGACTCACCCGATACCCGTGCACGAAACGTTCCTTCATGTAAGATTGGATATGCAGGGTGATAGAACGTAAAATAATCATCAAGATAGCGGGTGACTTCTGATTGATTTCTGGGCAGAGCAAAATCGGAGATATCATCGTCGTCCAGAGACGAAGCTGGGATAAAGCTGCTTAGAGGGATATAGAGAGGAAGCGACTGCAAGAATTTCAACGCCGCCACTCCCGACTGTGGTCCCGTATAACCAGCTTTATGGGGATCTATTGTCAAGAAGCCCATGCCATCTGTTGAGTTATCGAAATCTTGTGATTCGTCGAACTCGTAGTCTTCTGCATTGCTGTGCTCGGCCACGCTGGTCGGTGGCTGCTCAGTGGAATGCGTCAAATCATGGTggtgcttgatcttcttcggcaCCACCGGGGTCGAGTCGTCATGCAGACGAACTGTTCGAAGTGCCTCTTGGAGGTCAACGGATGGTAGATAGGCTGCCCAAGCCTTCTCCATGTCATGCACCAAACGTTCACTCTCCTGAACCCGCCTGGATGGAAATGTGTTAGCGCGTTGTACGCCTCTTACAAAGCACACAAACAAATTGGCAAGCAAGCAAAATACCTCTGCAGTTTTGACAGCTGATGTGACGGTGATGAGTATCGGCATGACTTTGCGTCCCGCATGCAATTCATGCAGTTTTCATCGCCGGAGCAGCGGATCTTGCGCCGCTTACATTCATCGCAGGCAAACGTCTTGCGAAGAATATGCCGTGACCGAGATGCTGATTCCATGATGGAGAAATACCATCAAGTTATGTGAAGTTGGGGGAATCGAGGTTGAAAATCTGGAGGACGTTGGTactccctcttcatcattGCTCTACCGTTGCCGTCAACCTTGCCCCTTCAACCACACGGAGTATTTTCGGTTTCTCAGACAGATTTCGCACAAATCAAAGCTTTTATCCAGTCTCGAGGCACGAGTCTTTGCAATTTCCCTTGAGTATCTCGCAGAGTTGACCAAAAAGCCGATCTTCGAAAATTAGATTGGAAGCTGGCGAGTTgctcgtcgacgaggagtTGAGTCCTCCAATCACGGCCCTTTCTCCGAGAAGTGGACCAGCACTCGGCGAGTGGCCGAAGTATGGACAGCCGCCACCCCGCCTCATCGTCAGTTGTCACGGTGTCCAGTTCAGGATCTTTCTCTCAGTCTCTGGAGTGCTGAACCTTTCAAATGGATACTCAGATTTTTTCAATGAGCTATGAAATATGCCTGTCCTTGACAATTGTTCTTGTGAAATCCCATGGTAGGACTCTCCTAGAATTAGACGGCCAACCCGGTGCCTGCCCCAGTCCACTGGTATAGAGCCAAGATGGCCCTTCGTCGCTGTTGAATTTCGTAATGGCTGGCGGGGCGCCCTCGAGCCTGTGCCAAACTGCTCCGCATGATTTGGCAGAAGTGTCTCTGAAACCCAGTATCCAGCGTAACAATGTAGGACTCGGTGGCCCGAATCATAACCTCGCAGGCACTCAAGAACGGCTCCCCCGCTTTATCCTGCAGTCGTTCAAGAATAAGGAGGAAGTAGAAACCGCcttgaaggagctggatccCGAAGAAGTTTGGCATGAAGCTGACGTCGGGGTCGAATTTCAGGATTTGCGTGACCGAGTCGGCTGCTTTAAGCGCATGTGGTATCGCGGACGCAAAGTTTGGCGAGGAATCCCAGAAGCTTTTGTCCTGCATGAGTGAGACTGGATCCCACTTACCATCCTGGAGGATATGCAATACGTCAACGTAGTATGATGCGTAGGAGGTAACTGTTTGTACGACCCAGAAATATGCCTGGGGTTCCGACCGCTTTGTCGTGTTGGGGGTCGTTGCCGATACTGACGATGCTTTGAGGTCAAGGGCGCTTGTGATAAAGGCAGTGAGACTGGCTTCGTATAGATCGAGCTGGCGGAGTACTTCATGGAGCTGAGCCTCCCATCCATCCTGTCTGAGGGCTTCTGGTCCAAGCATAGGATGGTTCTTTAAATGAGTGAGATCAATTATTTGACCCATAATAGTCATCAGAGGCAGGAAAAACCCGAATACAGATGTATCACGACATGTAAAGTCAGGAAATATGCGTCGCATATTCTTGGATCCCGATATCGTGCAATGTGGGCCAGCAAAGTTGGCGCTGTTGCTGTGTATTTCTCCGGCCTGCCAAACCTCTTCGtcgagggggagaagaagatctttGCTTTCGGAATCTAGAAGCATCAGAGGTCGACTGTGACATAATGCCAAATGACGATCCATTATGTATAGTAACCACCAAACCCTGCGACGCTCTTCGCGCTGTTCTTCCGTGATTTGGATTACGGAGCCGCAATTTCGAAAGCACAGGCAGCCCAGGGGCTTCCGGGTTGAGACCGAAGAGTCAAAAGATGTACTCATGTACGAGAAGCACAAGTCATGACCATCTGAATTCGATGTCGTCTCTATCTCCCTGTTCAATTTCTGTTCCCGTGCGAGTGTGAACGCTGCATACCACCTAGAGCTTTCCATCAGTTTGAGAAATTTCATTGCAAGGTGCCAAATACCGACCATCTCAGGCTGGGTACGCCCTGTTCACTTGCCGAAGTAATGGAGGCAATATGCATATGCGTAATCACATCGTCCAGGGAAACAGCAGGGCGTCCAAAGCTCTGTGTACCATCGCCGGGCGTGGGAGGGTAGGGCATGGTCCCGAAGTTTAGCTCACCCGTAGATAAAGATGCATTATTAATAGTCGTATAAGGTTTCAATAGTTTAACAGTGAGTGAACTAAGGATCTGGCAGAGCTTCTTTCGATAATGAGCTGTTATAGGCAGGGAGAGTGCGTGATCGTCCGAAGCAGCCACCCATAGCATACTGGCCAATAGAGCTGGACTAGTAAGACGGGGATTCCTTTCACTCAGAAAAGAGGCTTTTCTAAGTAAGAAGCAATGTATATGCTTGCAAAGGGGATGTATGCGCGTTGGGAAAGCACTGGCGAAGTAGAGGTCGAGAAGACCGCACGCCAGGTCTGGTGAGAGCTCCGTCTTGATGAACGGCATCAAGGGTTGTAAAACGGGGTACCTCAGAGACAGTATAACATCTTGGGATGTAGAAGTAGCTCCAGAAGTTAATTCAGGGAGCGTAGAAGATTCATTCTCAGTAAAATCTCCAACGGTTGAGGGCGTGAACGCGAACGAGCTGTCACCCAAGCCAGTTGTTATCGGAAAATTATTGGAATGTGAATCCTGTCCCAACATTAAGCCCTcaatttccttttccttttcatcaGATCCCTGGAGAAGCCACGGAATACTCTCGAACGACGACAGTTCCTCAACACCTGGACTGATCACGGTTAAACCATGTGCTGAGTATAGACCTTGCTGAGCCTTCGGTGTCTGCACGCTGGAAATCGGAGACGAAGCTGTCGATTGCTCGCCTGGAGACGAAGCATCGACATTGGGCCCGGTGTTTGTCTCCAGGAAATCGATCTTTGCGTGGCGCCCTCGTTTGCGACGCAGCCGGGTAAACTCACACAGGGTGCCTTTGCTAAGGCATCTTGAGCACGGGAATACTCGATCGCATCGCGCATGATTGGAGTGACACCAGTCGCAAGCGATTCGACTACGGGTGGGCTTGTTAGATTTCTTCACATTCTTCTGTACGGACGGGTCGGAATTCGATTGTTTTGAAACGACCGCTTCTGGTTTTTCCATGTTAGGCCGACGGTAGAAGGAATAACGTTCGACGGTgggaggagacggcgaatAAAGTCAAGGGGAGGCCGAAAACAAGTGAGCAAGCATGAATAATTGATGAAGCACTTGTTCCACTCTGCATTTGTCAGATCGAGCCCCTGTTGATAATTTGGGATTTGGTGAAGGTTAAACAGACCGTGGGATTGTTGAAGGTCGCACTGCAGCAATTGCTGAAGCATGAAGCTTGAGAAATAACAAAGGCGTAGTATTTTCAAACCTCGGAGTCAAAAacgaaaacaaaaaaacGAGGCGGGACCTTGGGAAGCTGGGGAGACATAATGAAAGTGAGGTTATTGGGCGGAGCTATCACCGAGCTGCTTGTACAGTCCACACGGCTCGGGGTGGTACCGGGCGAGCCCCGAGGAAATGGACTTGAGCCATGCAGACTTATTGTTACTTGACAGATGGTACCGCAGCTCTCGTCCACAACGGTTGGCTGTTGTAAATTTAGGAGTCAAGGGACTAAACGGAGTGGTATGAGGGTTATCGCGATTGAATGTAGTAGTCTAATATCATTAAACCCAACGTCTAGTCTAGTCCTAGGTATATAATATGCCACCGTTGGCACAGATAACATCCCCAGTAACCCATCGAGACCGCTCTTCGGAGAGGAATGTGACAATATCACCAATGTCATCTACAGTACCACATCGCTGTCCTGCAGGTACCTTCTTGTTCTCCGCCTCCATTCGAGCCAAGTGCACCGGGCCAGCGGCCTGATACATATCAGTGTCAACAGGGCCCGGGTTCACAGCGTTGACTGTCACGCCATACTTATGCCCGAGTTCGGTCGCCCAGACCCTTGTTAATCCCTCGACAGCAGCTTTGCTCGCTGCGTAGACTGATTGTGTGGGATATCCGCCCCTTGCTGAGATGGACGACAAGTTGACAATACGTCCACCGCGGCTGATAAATGGAAGCACGGCCTGTGTCATGAAGACAACTGCCTTGACATTCACATCCATAAGGTGTGAGTAGATTTCTAGCGTCACTTCTTCAAGCGGTCTGTTGTCGCCTGCTCCGGCGTTATTGACCAGGATGTCGATATGGTCCGCCTGGAATGCAGCCAATGTGGCCTTAATAATCGTGTCTGGCGCGGATACGTCTGTCACATTTGCTTGGATTGCAACGGACTCTTTGTTATTGCCGCGGAGTTCCTCAACGAGGCTGTCGGCGGCGGTTTTAGACGAGGGTGAAACATAGTTGAAAGCGACCTATGTCGGTAAGCACCAAATCAAGGAGATACAGGCAAAGAAGAGGCCTGGGTACTTACCTTTGCGCCTTGCTTGCTTAAGCTACGAACAATCCCTGCTCCGATGCCTCTAGCTCCCCCAGTAACAATAGCAATCTTTCCCTCTAACGACATGGTGATTTTCTGATTGTGGCGACGATGTCTCCTGCGTCTGTGCCATGCTGAATTTTGGTATTTAACCCCAGCAACAGAAGAACGA
This genomic interval from Aspergillus puulaauensis MK2 DNA, chromosome 7, nearly complete sequence contains the following:
- a CDS encoding uncharacterized protein (COG:S;~EggNog:ENOG410PP62;~TransMembrane:5 (o14-33i53-72o153-178i190-208o234-255i)) gives rise to the protein MVDLNVSWGTIKSLAFIFAPIVLPRILSFVRYIKVALTQRPNPRPLTPAASRALNLLFFAILVSLFLTYPSSPFAPSPSIFSLTRSRINTPVDAVFSRLARLRDGGVLTEADKLLRSKLVSKEARKIYLRFGEKAVTQCQFCKLDNPNTYALFYYPLNSMILHLVHMAVVGIATSASFAGRDASRWRTKFTIAGLLLAVADLYVVFMYDPVKSGPQAVRDGIAVPPAVFQKMAVLRPLALACFDVVLAAFIYVTATNRWFFTPPSQADEVDNIVSASLASLTGTSTKLHVASVTKNAVVRDRVLKDRDDSYWQTVVANGEGVSGAPSGVWEEEEVVRAMSRAMAGQGGVDLAKLGVSAAEYVNGATAGLERESS
- a CDS encoding putative C6 transcription factor (COG:K;~EggNog:ENOG410PV1X;~InterPro:IPR036864,IPR007219,IPR001138;~PFAM:PF00172,PF04082;~TransMembrane:2 (i308-325o345-365i);~go_function: GO:0000981 - DNA-binding transcription factor activity, RNA polymerase II-specific [Evidence IEA];~go_function: GO:0003677 - DNA binding [Evidence IEA];~go_function: GO:0008270 - zinc ion binding [Evidence IEA];~go_process: GO:0006351 - transcription, DNA-templated [Evidence IEA];~go_process: GO:0006355 - regulation of transcription, DNA-templated [Evidence IEA]); this encodes MESASRSRHILRKTFACDECKRRKIRCSGDENCMNCMRDAKSCRYSSPSHQLSKLQRRVQESERLVHDMEKAWAAYLPSVDLQEALRTVRLHDDSTPVVPKKIKHHHDLTHSTEQPPTSVAEHSNAEDYEFDESQDFDNSTDGMGFLTIDPHKAGYTGPQSGVAALKFLQSLPLYIPLSSFIPASSLDDDDISDFALPRNQSEVTRYLDDYFTFYHPAYPILHEGTFRARVSGALAKPHDGSWPLLYNIVLAIGAFAGDSNGTKMDIVFFKEARKYLSMDVLEKGSLSYVQGIVLMANYLQKRNKPNAAFILVGIGFSMALAIGLHREFGMPSTSPFTMEVRRRVWWTLFIFVSGVQLILGRPAVSLVGVNVRLPANVDDHDLAVDMEEFPESQTGPTVTSCLIAQVKLAKIANAIQVELLTHHLPTSGKAQDLENRISSWHNELPPHFNTDIYLEPRFDIPRRVVLWRSYHLRIVINRPFLFQNITSKSELDTSIGPIASCLDAADMCVTSICGFLESTDNRQRGLTWYATCWLLTASFVQATCYVYGPTHPLAASWRCHIQRAVDCLGSLGSSHDMALRARVVLQKVLEHGHERTTPGSFDPFSLTQMTGPLRPPWSPSAWGENPTMYNPFGQNLGGNFRYAQGSLGAEFLDAAGGLMIQNLFGSSEGPQNTSWTPG
- a CDS encoding fungal specific transcription factor domain-containing protein (COG:K;~EggNog:ENOG410Q2S7;~InterPro:IPR007219;~PFAM:PF04082;~TransMembrane:1 (o631-651i);~go_function: GO:0003677 - DNA binding [Evidence IEA];~go_function: GO:0008270 - zinc ion binding [Evidence IEA];~go_process: GO:0006351 - transcription, DNA-templated [Evidence IEA]), with translation MRDAIEYSRAQDALAKAPCIDFLETNTGPNVDASSPGEQSTASSPISSVQTPKAQQGLYSAHGLTVISPGVEELSSFESIPWLLQGSDEKEKEIEGLMLGQDSHSNNFPITTGLGDSSFAFTPSTVGDFTENESSTLPELTSGATSTSQDVILSLRYPVLQPLMPFIKTELSPDLACGLLDLYFASAFPTRIHPLCKHIHCFLLRKASFLSERNPRLTSPALLASMLWVAASDDHALSLPITAHYRKKLCQILSSLTVKLLKPYTTINNASLSTGELNFGTMPYPPTPGDGTQSFGRPAVSLDDVITHMHIASITSASEQGVPSLRWWYAAFTLAREQKLNREIETTSNSDGHDLCFSYMSTSFDSSVSTRKPLGCLCFRNCGSVIQITEEQREERRRVWWLLYIMDRHLALCHSRPLMLLDSESKDLLLPLDEEVWQAGEIHSNSANFAGPHCTISGSKNMRRIFPDFTCRDTSVFGFFLPLMTIMGQIIDLTHLKNHPMLGPEALRQDGWEAQLHEVLRQLDLYEASLTAFITSALDLKASSVSATTPNTTKRSEPQAYFWVVQTVTSYASYYVDVLHILQDGKWDPVSLMQDKSFWDSSPNFASAIPHALKAADSVTQILKFDPDVSFMPNFFGIQLLQGGFYFLLILERLQDKAGEPFLSACEVMIRATESYIVTLDTGFQRHFCQIMRSSLAQARGRPASHYEIQQRRRAILALYQWTGAGTGLAV
- a CDS encoding SDR family NAD(P)-dependent oxidoreductase (COG:Q;~EggNog:ENOG410PVJF;~InterPro:IPR002347,IPR036291,IPR020904;~PFAM:PF00106,PF13561,PF08659,PF01370;~go_function: GO:0016491 - oxidoreductase activity [Evidence IEA];~go_process: GO:0055114 - oxidation-reduction process [Evidence IEA]), encoding MSLEGKIAIVTGGARGIGAGIVRSLSKQGAKVAFNYVSPSSKTAADSLVEELRGNNKESVAIQANVTDVSAPDTIIKATLAAFQADHIDILVNNAGAGDNRPLEEVTLEIYSHLMDVNVKAVVFMTQAVLPFISRGGRIVNLSSISARGGYPTQSVYAASKAAVEGLTRVWATELGHKYGVTVNAVNPGPVDTDMYQAAGPVHLARMEAENKKVPAGQRCGTVDDIGDIVTFLSEERSRWVTGDVICANGGILYT